Proteins found in one Sorghum bicolor cultivar BTx623 chromosome 1, Sorghum_bicolor_NCBIv3, whole genome shotgun sequence genomic segment:
- the LOC8085273 gene encoding alpha,alpha-trehalose-phosphate synthase [UDP-forming] 6, translated as MASRSYSNLLDLATGAADQAPAAAAISALRRRLPRVVTNPGFIDDSPASPSTPARPRTIIVANQLPIRSRRPASPEEPWTFEWDEDSLLRHLHHSSSPLMEFIYIGCLRDDIPQADQDAVAQALLETHNCVPAFLPTDIAERYYHGFCKQHLWPLFHYMLPLSPDLGGRFDRALWQAYVSANKIFADKVLEVINPDDDFVWVHDYHLMVLPTFLRKRFNRIKLGFFLHSPFPSSEIYKTLPVREELLRALLNSDLIGFHTFDYARHFLSCCGRMLGLSYESKRGHICLEYYGRTVSIKILPVGVHMEQLKTVLGLPETEAKVAELMEMYSGKGRVVMLGVDDMDIFKGISLKLLAMEELLRQHPEWRGKLVLVQVANPARGRGKDVAEVQTETYAMVGRINEVYGEPGYEPVVLIDEPLQFYERVAYYVIAEVCLVTAVRDGMNLIPYEYIVSRQGNEKLDGMLRQGKPEEKKSMLVVSEFIGCSPSLSGAIRVNPWNIEAVADAMETALVLPENEKRLRHDKHFRYVSTHDVGYWANSFLEDLKRTCSDHSQRRCWGIGFGLRFRVVSLDLHFRKLSLESILMAYRRAKTRAILLDYDGTLMPQAINKSPSTESVRILNSLCGDKKNVVYLCSGYDRRTLHEWFPCENLGIAAEHGYFLRCKRDAEWKTCVTATDCSWKQIAEPVMCLYRETTDGSTIEDRETVLVWNYEDADPDFGSCQAKELVDHLESVLANEPVSVKTTPHSVEVKPQGVSKGLVARRMLVSMKDRGQCPDFVLCIGDDKSDEDMFQLIASAACGDSLGSKAEVFACTVGRKPSKAKYYLDDAAEVVRLMQGLSYVSEELALANHRDEDDDSSLDVWE; from the exons ATGGCGTCACGCTCCTACTCCAACCTCCTCGACCTGGCCACCGGAGCAGCCGACCAGGCGCCGGCGGCCGCCGCGATTAGCGCGCTCCGGCGGAGGCTCCCGCGCGTGGTCACCAACCCCGGGTTCATCGACGACTCCCCGGCGTCGCCGTCCACGCCGGCGCGGCCGCGCACCATCATCGTGGCCAACCAGCTCCCCATTCGGTCCCGCCGCCCGGCGTCGCCGGAGGAGCCCTGGACCTTCGAGTGGGACGAGGACTCCCTCCTCCGCCACCTCCACCACTCGTCCTCCCCCCTGATGGAGTTCATCTACATCGGCTGCCTGCGCGACGACATCCCGCAGGCCGACCAGGACGCCGTCGCGCAGGCGCTCCTCGAGACCCACAACTGTGTGCCGGCCTTCCTGCCCACGGACATCGCCGAGCGCTACTACCACGGCTTCTGCAAGCAGCACCTGTGGCCGCTCTTCCACTACATGCTGCCGCTGTCCCCCGACCTCGGCGGCCGCTTCGACCGCGCGCTCTGGCAGGCCTACGTCTCCGCGAACAAGATCTTCGCCGACAAGGTGCTGGAGGTGATCAACCCGGACGACGACTTCGTGTGGGTGCACGACTACCACCTCATGGTGCTCCCCACCTTCCTGCGCAAGCGCTTCAACCGCATCAAGCTCGGCTTCTTCCTGCACTCACCGTTCCCCTCGTCGGAGATCTACAAGACGCTCCCCGTGCGCGAGGAGCTCCTGCGCGCCCTGCTCAACTCCGACCTCATCGGCTTCCACACCTTCGACTACGCGCGCCACTTCCTCTCCTGCTGCGGCCGCATGCTCGGGCTCTCGTACGAATCCAAGAGGGGGCACATTTGCCTCGAGTACTACGGCCGTACGGTGAGCATCAAAATCCTGCCCGTGGGGGTGCATATGGAGCAGCTCAAGACGGTGCTCGGGTTGCCGGAAACCGAGGCCAAGGTGGCTGAGCTGATGGAGATGTACTCGGGAAAGGGGAGAGTGGTCATGCTGGGCGTCGACGACATGGACATCTTCAAGGGGATCAGCCTTAAGCTGCTTGCCATGGAGGAGCTGCTGCGGCAGCACCCTGAGTGGCGGGGGAAGCTGGTGCTGGTGCAGGTCGCCAACCCGGCGCGAGGAAGGGGGAAGGACGTCGCCGAGGTGCAGACCGAGACGTACGCCATGGTGGGGCGCATCAACGAGGTGTATGGTGAGCCGGGGTACGAGCCGGTGGTCCTGATTGATGAGCCTTTGCAGTTCTACGAGCGCGTGGCCTACTATGTCATCGCCGAGGTGTGCCTGGTGACCGCGGTCAGGGACGGCATGAACCTGATTCCCTATGAATACATCGTCTCACGGCAAGGCAACGAGAAGCTGGACGGGATGCTGCGGCAGGGGAAGCCAGAGGAGAAAAAGAGTATGCTTGTGGTGTCCGAGTTCATCGGATGCTCGCCGTCTCTGAGCGGCGCCATCCGGGTGAACCCGTGGAACATCGAGGCCGTGGCTGACGCCATGGAGACTGCCCTTGTGTTGCCTGAGAATGAGAAGAGGTTGCGTCACGATAAGCACTTCCGCTACGTGAGCACCCACGATGTCGGGTATTGGGCTAACAGCTTCCTCGAGGACCTTAAGAGGACCTGCAGTGATCATTCTCAGAGAAGGTGCTGGGGCATTGGCTTTGGGCTGCGGTTCAGAGTGGTCTCGCTCGACCTTCACTTCAGGAAGCTTTCCTTGGAGAGCATTCTTATGGCATACCGGAGAGCCAAGACACGGGCAATTCTGCTTGACTACGATGGCACGCTGATGCCACAGGCGATTAACAAGAGCCCCTCCACTGAATCTGTTCGGATCCTCAATAGCTTGTGCGGAGACAAGAAAAATGTGGTGTACCTATGCAGCGGGTATGACCGGCGCACTCTTCATGAGTGGTTCCCTTGTGAGAACCTTGGCATAGCTGCGGAGCATGGCTACTTCCTGAG GTGTAAGAGGGACGCAGAATGGAAGACCTGTGTCACTGCTACCGACTGCAGCTGGAAGCAGATCGCCGAGCCGGTGATGTGCCTGTACAGGGAGACGACGGATGGCTCAACCATCGAGGACAGGGAGACGGTGCTCGTCTGGAACTACGAAGATGCGGACCCTGACTTCGGCTCATGCCAGGCCAAGGAGCTCGTCGACCACCTTGAGAGCGTGCTTGCAAATGAGCCTGTATCAGTGAAGACCACGCCTCACTCTGTTGAAGTGAAACCGCAG GGCGTGAGCAAGGGCTTGGTGGCTCGGCGCATGCTGGTGTCGATGAAGGACCGCGGCCAGTGCCCGGACTTCGTCCTGTGCATCGGTGACGACAAGTCCGACGAGGACATGTTCCAGCTGATTGCCAGTGCTGCCTGCGGGGACTCGCTAGGGTCCAAGGCGGAGGTGTTCGCGTGTACCGTCGGCCGCAAGCCCAGCAAGGCCAAGTACTACCTCGACGACGCGGCAGAGGTGGTGAGGCTGATGCAGGGGCTTTCCTACGTCTCCGAGGAGCTGGCCCTGGCGAACCACCGGGATGAAGACGACGACTCTTCTCTGGACGTGTGGGAGTAG
- the LOC8056865 gene encoding uncharacterized protein LOC8056865, translating into MGSSAAQRRRRQWTLALVTAAALLERADEALLPAVYKEVGEALRVTPTALGSLTLCRALVQAVCYPLATCAAARYDRARVVAAGAFLWAVATLLVGASGTFLQMALARGFNGVGLALVVPAIYSLVADYSDDGTRGTAFGWVVMAQSMGHVAGNTLGVLLAATSFLGVPGWRLAFYALALVSASIAAVTWLLGADPRPVSVKATAAATLAQLAREAKDVVKVPTFQIIVAQGVAGSVPWSALSFAAMWLELVGFTHWQTTLITNLNNLANALGALFAGFVGDPVALRYPNTGRIALAQVCTASSVPFAAVLLLALPDNPSAGAAYAATFFILGFVMPWCPVCTNNPIFAEIVPEKARTTVYALDRCFETVFASFAPPLVGILAERVFGYQPAASGTSVDADRENAAALGKAVFAEIAVPVAVCCLTYTGLYWTYPADRQHAQTAALQAAGDQDCDCEASLVAHAAGDEGLNQALLAGTTME; encoded by the exons ATGGGGAGCAGCGCGGCGCAGCGGCGTAGGCGACAATGGACGCTGGCTCTGGtgaccgcggcggcgctgctggaGCGTGCGGACGAGGCGCTGCTCCCCGCGGTGTACAAGGAGGTAGGCGAGGCGCTGCGGGTGACGCCCACGGCGCTGGGCTCTCTAACGCTGTGCCGCGCGCTCGTGCAGGCCGTGTGCTACCCGCTCGCGACGTGCGCCGCGGCGCGCTACGACCGCGCGCgcgtcgtcgccgccggcgcATTCCTCTGGGCCGTGGCCACGCTGCTCGTCGGCGCCTCGGGCACATTTCTCCAG ATGGCGTTGGCCAGGGGCTTCAACGGCGTCGGGCTGGCGCTCGTTGTGCCGGCGATCTACTCCCTGGTGGCGGACTACAGCGACGACGGCACGCGTGGCACGGCGTTCGGGTGGGTGGTGATGGCGCAAAGCATGGGCCATGTCGCGGGGAACACCCTCGGCGTGCTGCTAGCGGCTACGAGCTTCCTCGGCGTCCCAGGCTGGCGGCTGGCGTTCTACGCCCTCGCCTTGGTCAGCGCCTCGATCGCGGCCGTAACGTGGCTGCTCGGCGCCGACCCCCGCCCCGTCAGCGTGAAGGCCACGGCTGCGGCCACGCTGGCCCAGCTCGCCCGAGAAGCCAAGGACGTGGTGAAGGTGCCGACGTTCCAGATCATCGTGGCGCAGGGCGTGGCTGGGTCGGTGCCGTGGTCGGCGCTCAGCTTCGCCGCCATGTGGCTGGAACTCGTCGGGTTCACGCACTGGCAGACCACCCTGATCACCAACCTGAACAACCTCGCCAACGCGCTCGGCGCGCTGTTCGCGGGGTTCGTCGGGGACCCAGTGGCGCTGCGGTACCCCAACACGGGCAGGATCGCGCTTGCGCAGGTGTGCACCGCGTCGAGCGTCCCGTTCGCCGCCGTCCTGCTGCTCGCGCTCCCCGACAACCCCTCCGCGGGGGCCGCGTACGCCGCCACGTTCTTCATCCTGGGCTTCGTCATGCCCTGGTGCCCCGTCTGCACAAACAA CCCAATTTTCGCGGAGATCGTGCCGGAGAAGGCGAGGACGACGGTGTACGCGTTGGACAGGTGCTTCGAGACGGTGTTCGCCTCGTTCGCGCCGCCGCTCGTGGGCATCCTGGCGGAgcgtgtcttcgggtaccaacCGGCCGCGTCCGGCACGAGCGTGGACGCTGACAGGGAGAACGCCGCCGCTCTCGGCAAGGCGGTCTTCGCAGAGATCGCCGTGCCGGTTGCCGTCTGTTGCCTCACCTACACCGGGCTGTACTGGACTTACCCGGCGGACAGACAGCACGCGCAGACGGCCGCTCTGCAAGCGGCGGGGGATCAGGACTGCGACTGCGAAGCTAGTTTAGTTGCCCATGCTGCAGGAGACGAGGGCTTGAACCAGGCGCTACTTGCTGGAACCACAATGGAGTAG
- the LOC8056866 gene encoding two-component response regulator ORR21, which translates to MAAAEARGGEFPVGMKVLVVDDDPTCLLVLKRMLLDCRYDVTTCPQATRALTMLRENRRGFDVIISDVHMPDMDGFRLLELVGLEMDLPVIMMSADSRTDIVMKGIKHGACDYLIKPVRMEELKNIWQHVVRKKFNENKDHEHSGSLDDTDRNRPTNNDNEYASSANDGGDGSWKSQKKKREKEDDETDLENGDPSSTSKKPRVVWSVELHQQFVNAVNHLGIDKAVPKKILELMNVPGLTRENVASHLQKFRLYLKRIAQHHAGIPHPFVAPASSAKVAPLGGLEFQALAASGQIPPQALAALQDELLGRPTSSLALPGRDQSSLRLAAIKGNKSHGEREIAFGQPIYKCQNNAYGAFPQSSPSVGGLPSFAAWPNNKLGMTDSPSTLGNVGSSQNNNMLLHELQQQPDTLLSGTLHNIDVKPSGVVMPSQSLNAFPASEGISPNQNPLILPSQSSSFLASIPPSMKHEPLLGSPSPSTSLLGGLDMVNQASTSQPLISSHGANLPGLINRSTNAMPSPGINNFQSGNIPYLVNQNAMGVSSRPPGVLKTESTDSLSRSYGYIGGSTSVDSVLLSSQSKNAQYGLLQSQNDVSGSWSPSQDFDSFGNSLGQGHPGSTSSNFQSSALGKLPDQGRGRNHGFVGKGTCIPSRFAVDEVESPTNNLSHSIGNSGDIVNPDIFGFSGQM; encoded by the exons ATGGCGGCGGCAGAGGCGCGGGGAGGGGAGTTCCCCGTGGGGATGAAGGTGCTGGTCGTGGACGACGACCCGACGTGCCTCCTCGTGCTCAAGAGGATGCTCCTTGACTGCAGATACGACG TGACAACATGTCCTCAGGCTACAAGAGCACTAACTATGCTGCGAGAGAATAGGCGTGGTTTTGATGTTATAATAAGTGATGTCCACATGCCTGATATGGATGGATTCAGGCTACTTGAACTTGTAGGCCTTGAGATGGACCTTCCAGTTATCA TGATGTCTGCTGATTCAAGAACGGATATTGTAATGAAGGGAATTAAACATGGAGCGTGTGACTATTTAATAAAACCTGTCAGAATGGAGGAGTTGAAAAACATCTGGCAACATGTTGTTAGGAAAAAATTTAATGAAAACAAGGATCATGAGCATTCTGGTAGCCTAGATGATACCGATCGTAACAGACCAaccaataatgataatgaatatgCTTCCTCTGCGAATGATGGAGGTGATGGCAGCTGGAAATCtcagaaaaagaaaagagagaaagaagatgATGAAACTGACCTGGAAAATGGCGATCCTTCTTCTACATCAAAGAAACCAAGAGTTGTTTGGTCAgttgagcttcatcaacaattTGTGAATGCAGTCAATCACCTCGGGATAGACA AAGCTGTTCCAAAGAAAATTTTGGAATTGATGAATGTCCCTGGCTTAACCAGGGAAAATGTTGCCAGCCATTTGCAG AAATTCAGACTATACCTGAAGAGAATTGCTCAGCATCATGCAGGAATACCTCATCCATTTGTTGCGCCTGCTTCTAGTGCTAAAGTTGCTCCTTTAGGAGGACTGGAATTCCAAGCTTTGGCTGCTTCTGGTCAGATCCCTCCTCAAGCTCTGGCTGCTTTGCAGGATGAACTCCTTGGTCGACCTACAAGCAGTTTGGCGTTGCCTGGAAGGGACCAGTCATCTTTGCGACTGGCTGCAATCAAAGGAAACAAGTCCCATGGAGAGAGAGAAATAGCATTTGGTCAACCCATATACAAGTGTCAGAATAACGCATATGGCGCATTCCCTCAAAGCAGCCCATCAGTTGGAGGATTGCCATCTTTTGCAGCTTGGCCCAATAACAAACTTGGTATGACTGATTCACCAAGCACATTGGGAAATGTGGGCAGTtctcaaaataataatatgcTATTGCATGAATTGCAGCAACAGCCAGACACATTGCTGTCAGGAACCCTTCACAATATTGATGTCAAACCTTCTGGTGTAGTTATGCCATCTCAGTCGTTAAATGCATTCCCGGCTAGTGAGGGTATCTCACCTAATCAAAATCCCTTGATTCTACCATCTCAATCCTCAAGTTTTCTGGCATCAATTCCTCCATCCATGAAACATGAACCTCTTCTTGGATCACCTTCACCGTCAACTAGTCTGTTGGGTGGGCTTGATATGGTTAATCAAGCTTCAACAAGTCAGCCTCTGATTAGTAGCCATGGAGCAAATCTTCCTGGTCTCATAAACCGCAGCACAAATGCAATGCCTTCACCAGGAATTAATAATTTTCAAAGTGGGAACATACCTTATCTGGTTAATCAGAATGCTATGGGAGTTAGCTCAAGACCACCAGGTGTTCTAAAGACTGAGAGCACTGACTCGCTGAGTCGTAGTTATGGCTATATTGGTGGTAGTACCAGTGTGGACTCTGTCTTGCTGTCTTCTCAGTCCAAAAATGCACAGTATGGTTTACTGCAGAGTCAAAATGATGTTAGCGGCAGCTGGTCGCCTTCACAAGATTTTGATAGTTTTGGAAATTCTCTTGGGCAAGGCCACCCTGGTTCCACTTCATCTAACTTCCAGAGTTCTGCCCTTGGCAAGCTACCTGACCAAGGACGAGGGAGGAATCAtgggtttgtcgggaaaggcacTTGCATTCCAAGCCGCTTTGCAGTGGATGAGGTTGAATCTCCAACTAACAACTTGAGCCACAGCATTGGAAACAGTGGAGACATAGTGAACCCCGACATATTCGGATTTAGTGGACAGATGTGA